From a region of the Flavobacterium sediminilitoris genome:
- the murI gene encoding glutamate racemase yields the protein MINENAIGLFDSGIGGTSIWKEIHLLLPNENTIYLADSKNAPYGFKSKEEIIDLSYKNTEVLLNYDCKLIVVACNTATTNAIKELRAKYDVPFIGIEPAIKPAANLSKTDIIGILATKGTLTSELFHEKLLSYPNVKIIEQIGHGLVQLIENGAIDSVEMTELLESYLNPMIEQNIDYLVLGCSHYPYLIPQIKKILPSHIKIIDSGEAVAKQTRNVLNQYNLLNTGNKKSSHFFYTNTNPDVLKEILKDTKNIIQKDF from the coding sequence ATGATAAACGAAAATGCTATAGGCCTTTTTGATTCTGGAATAGGTGGAACATCTATCTGGAAAGAGATTCATTTACTTTTACCTAATGAAAACACAATTTATTTAGCAGATAGCAAAAATGCTCCTTATGGTTTTAAATCAAAGGAAGAAATCATAGATTTATCATATAAAAACACTGAAGTCCTTCTTAATTACGATTGTAAATTAATTGTTGTAGCTTGTAATACTGCAACAACAAATGCAATTAAAGAATTAAGAGCAAAATATGACGTCCCTTTTATTGGAATAGAACCTGCGATTAAGCCTGCTGCTAATCTGTCTAAAACAGATATAATTGGTATTCTTGCTACGAAAGGAACATTAACTAGTGAATTATTCCATGAAAAACTACTAAGCTATCCTAATGTAAAAATTATTGAGCAAATAGGTCATGGATTAGTCCAACTCATTGAAAATGGAGCCATAGATTCTGTTGAAATGACAGAACTACTAGAAAGCTATTTAAATCCAATGATAGAGCAAAATATAGACTATTTAGTGCTAGGTTGTAGCCACTACCCTTATCTTATTCCACAGATAAAAAAAATACTCCCTAGCCACATTAAAATCATTGATTCTGGTGAAGCTGTTGCAAAACAAACTAGAAATGTTTTAAACCAATACAACTTATTAAATACTGGAAATAAAAAAAGTAGTCATTTTTTTTATACGAATACAAATCCAGATGTTCTTAAAGAAATTTTAAAAGACACTAAAAATATTATTCAGAAAGATTTTTAA
- a CDS encoding OmpH family outer membrane protein: protein MKKLLFVTLLFTCFSGFSQTASVRIGYIDMEYILEKAPDYAEAKNQLEQKASKWKEDIEARKNEINKLKESLASEKVLLTKELIEEREEEIAFQEKDLFDYQEKRFGARGDLIIQKSILVKPIQDQVFTAIQDIAEQKNYDFILDKSSDLTILFANKRHDISDQVVRVIMRAEKREQLTKKQQKAQDAKEAIEDLQDENPALAERQKVLDEKKAAREKLLEERKAAREKLIEDRKKAAQEKRQKVIDEKEAEKSGTVIEKDTTEDKTEESKTGEKVETPKTTTTTASTAEERRKAIEEKRKKIIAEREAAKKAKLEEQRKKENKKENEGE, encoded by the coding sequence ATGAAAAAATTATTATTTGTTACATTATTATTTACTTGCTTTAGCGGTTTTTCACAAACGGCAAGTGTTAGAATTGGATATATCGACATGGAATATATTCTAGAGAAAGCTCCTGACTATGCAGAAGCTAAAAATCAACTAGAACAAAAGGCCTCAAAATGGAAAGAAGATATCGAAGCACGAAAAAATGAAATTAATAAATTAAAAGAAAGCTTAGCCTCAGAAAAAGTTTTATTGACAAAAGAACTTATTGAAGAACGTGAAGAAGAAATTGCATTTCAAGAAAAAGATCTTTTCGACTATCAAGAAAAACGTTTTGGAGCAAGAGGTGATTTAATCATTCAAAAATCAATTTTAGTTAAACCTATTCAAGATCAAGTTTTCACAGCTATTCAAGACATTGCAGAGCAAAAAAACTACGATTTTATATTAGATAAATCATCAGACTTAACTATTCTATTTGCAAATAAAAGACATGATATAAGCGATCAGGTTGTTAGAGTAATTATGCGTGCTGAAAAAAGAGAACAACTAACTAAAAAACAGCAGAAAGCTCAAGATGCAAAAGAAGCAATTGAAGATTTACAAGATGAAAATCCTGCACTTGCTGAAAGACAAAAAGTATTAGATGAGAAGAAAGCAGCTAGAGAAAAACTTTTAGAAGAAAGAAAAGCAGCCAGAGAAAAACTAATAGAAGATCGTAAAAAAGCAGCCCAAGAAAAAAGGCAAAAAGTGATTGATGAAAAAGAAGCTGAAAAAAGTGGCACAGTAATTGAAAAGGATACTACAGAAGATAAAACTGAAGAATCAAAAACAGGAGAAAAAGTAGAAACACCCAAAACGACGACTACAACTGCTTCAACTGCCGAAGAACGCAGAAAAGCTATTGAAGAAAAAAGAAAAAAAATTATTGCAGAAAGAGAAGCTGCTAAAAAGGCCAAATTAGAAGAACAAAGAAAAAAAGAAAATAAAAAAGAAAACGAAGGAGAGTAA
- a CDS encoding gamma carbonic anhydrase family protein has translation MIIKEVRGKYPQIPEDCFIADNATIVGDVILGEKCSVWFNAVIRGDVNAITIGNKVNIQDGAVIHCTYQKHPTVIGNNVSIGHNAIVHGCEVKDNVLIGMGAIVMDNCIIESNSIVAAGSVVTQNTTVESGTIYAGIPAKKVKDLNKSDFAGEIERISNNYVMYSGWFKED, from the coding sequence ATGATAATAAAAGAAGTGAGAGGGAAATATCCTCAAATACCAGAAGATTGCTTTATTGCAGATAATGCAACTATTGTTGGAGATGTTATTTTAGGAGAGAAATGTAGTGTTTGGTTTAATGCAGTAATTAGAGGTGATGTAAATGCTATTACAATAGGGAATAAAGTTAATATTCAAGATGGGGCAGTTATTCATTGTACATATCAAAAACATCCTACAGTAATAGGAAATAATGTGTCAATTGGACACAATGCTATAGTTCATGGTTGTGAGGTTAAGGACAATGTTCTTATAGGTATGGGAGCAATTGTTATGGATAATTGTATAATTGAAAGTAATTCAATTGTAGCAGCAGGGTCAGTTGTAACACAAAATACAACTGTTGAATCAGGAACTATATATGCAGGAATTCCAGCAAAGAAGGTTAAGGATTTAAATAAAAGTGATTTTGCTGGAGAAATAGAACGTATTTCTAATAATTACGTAATGTATTCAGGTTGGTTTAAAGAAGATTAG
- a CDS encoding OmpH family outer membrane protein, producing the protein MKHLKTLAIALVLFISAQVSAQSKLAHIDVKALMTNMPEMKTAQTQLQKIQETYDKEYKTMVQEYQGKLEKYQREAENGTATEAVNETRSKEMQEMGQRIQQYQQTATKELQQKELDLLKPIMEKAQTAIQKVATAKGFEYVLDATEGSGLLVAKGTDLLNDVKKELGF; encoded by the coding sequence ATGAAACATTTAAAAACTTTAGCTATTGCATTAGTACTTTTTATTTCAGCACAAGTATCTGCACAGTCAAAATTAGCACATATTGACGTAAAAGCTTTAATGACAAATATGCCTGAAATGAAAACTGCTCAAACGCAATTACAAAAAATTCAGGAAACATACGACAAAGAGTATAAAACTATGGTACAAGAATACCAAGGAAAACTTGAAAAATACCAACGTGAAGCTGAAAACGGAACTGCAACTGAGGCTGTAAATGAAACTCGCTCAAAAGAAATGCAAGAAATGGGGCAACGTATCCAACAGTATCAACAAACAGCTACTAAAGAATTACAACAAAAAGAGCTAGACTTATTAAAACCTATTATGGAAAAAGCACAAACTGCTATTCAAAAAGTAGCTACAGCTAAAGGGTTTGAATATGTATTAGATGCTACTGAAGGTAGTGGTTTATTAGTTGCTAAAGGAACTGATTTATTAAACGATGTTAAAAAAGAATTAGGTTTCTAA